GGCTTGCGGATCGTGACGGCTCGTGGTGATGAGCACGAGGTCGCGCCGCGTTCGGCAGGCTGACGGCTGCCCAGCCTGTAACACCGCGTGCGGCGATGTTGCGGGCTGCGTTTCGGTCGGCGTGCTCGGCGAAGCCGCATGACCGGCAGTGGAAGGTGGATTGGTTGGGCCGGTTGGCCTTGGCGACGTGTCCGCAGGCGGAGCATCCCTGCGAGGTGTACGCCGGGTTGACGTGCACGACCGCCACTGCGGACCGCTTCGCCTTGTAGGCGATGTACTGGCCGAGTTGGTGGAACGCCCACGAGTGCAGCGTGACCCGCTGGGGCCGTCGGAGCCGTACCCGGTCGCGGATGCCGCCCAGGTCTTCCAGGGCGATTCCGCGGCCGGTGCGTTCGGCCTCGGTCACGATGCTCTTGGCGATGCGGTGGTTGGTGTCGGCGGCGAACCGGGATTCCTTGCGGCGGCGTTTCTTCAGCAGCCGCTTGGCGGACTTGGTGCCGATGGTCTGGAGTTTCGCGCGGAGCCGCTGGTTGCGGTGCCGGATGCGGTTTGTGGCTTTGCCGCTGTGGTGGCGGCCGTCGGAGTCGGTGGCGAGGTTGGCGATGCCGAGGTCGACGCCGAGGAACCCGTCCGGTTCCTTGGTCGCGGTGTCGGGGATGTCGCAGGTGGCGTACAGGAACCACTTGCCGTCGCGGCAGACCAGGTCCGACTCGCCGCGGCGGTGCGCGGCCAGGGTGGCGTGCTGCTGGTCGGAGCAGCCGAGGCGGATCGGCCCGGATCGGCCAGCGACCGTCCAGATCGACACGGTGCGGGCAGCCAGTTGCCAGGACAGGCAACGGTCGTCGAACGGCTGCGCCGCGTCGCGACGGAACCGGATCGGTTTGCCCTCGGCGGCCTGGCGCCTCTTCGAGGCTGGCTTGCCGAGGTTGCCGGCCTGGATGTTGGCCGTCAGGGTGGCGTACGCGCCGGATACCTTCCGGGCGACGTGGATGGCGGGCTGCGCGGACAGACCCATGTCCTTCAACTGGCCGTAGGTGAGCCGCTGCAACGACTGCTTGGCGAACACCCGCCGCTGGTACGCCAACCCGGAGGCGACGTTCGCGGCGTCGTTGCACAGGCCCACAGTGGCCCGCAACGCCGCCTGCTGAGCGGCGTCCGGGAACAGCCGGACCTGCACGACAATCTTCACCAGGCGTCCTCGTCCGCGTAGTCCTCCTCGGCTGCCATCGACGTCGGCCAGCGGCACCACGCGGCCCGGTCAGCTTCGTCCTCGGAGCAGCGTGTCTCGATCATCAGGTGTCGGCCGACAACTTCGAGCGCAACAGCAACGACTATTTCGGGCCATTCTCGTGGTTCGACATCGGACGCCCTGATTTCGTCGGCGTCTACAAGGGCAGCAATGGTTCCGAGTGGTACCCGGAGTACGCGCAGATCTACGCGCACGCCACCGGGACCTGGTACCGCTGCCCGATGAACGCCTACTACGGCGATGGCGAGGAGACCCGCTGGTTCGACTGCCCGTGACGTCGAATCCGATCTAGTGATCGCGGTGCAACTTCAGCTACGAGGGTGTCCCCGGCCGACTGACGGCCGGGGACACCGCCGTGCTCCTGCCCGAGATTGATGTAAAGCTCTCTAGACACGATGTCAAAGATTCGCTACCTTGCTGGTGTCAAAGATTCTAGACACCGAAGGGGCTGATCATGACGCACGACGAGAAACGCGCGTGGATCGGGCTGATCGTCGCCGTGCTCGGCTACTCCGCCTACGTGGCCGTCATCGCGAGCCGCGCGGACGGACGCTCGCTGCCTGACGTGCCGTACGCGAGCACCCTGTTGTGGACGGTCGGCGCGGCCATCGTCGCGTCGATCGTGGCCGAGATCGGCATGGCCATCGTGAATCCAGGCGCGTCCCGCACCAGGGACGTGCGGGACCGCGACATCGGGCGGCTCGGCGACCACGTCGGCCAGTCGTTCGTCGTCGTCGGCGCGGTCGCGGCGATGCTCATGGCGATGGCGGACTGGGACCGGTTCTGGATCGCCAACGTGATCTACCTCTGCTTCGTGCTGTCGGCGGTCCTCGGCGGCATCACGAAGGTCATCGTGTACCGCAGGAGCTTCCCCCAGTGGTGAAGCCGACGCAGGTCACCAACTGCATCCGCGCGCTGCGCTTCGCGCACGGCGAGATGACCCAGGCCGAACTCGCCGAGCGCATCGGCGTCACCCGACAGACCCTCATCGCCATCGAGCAGGGCCGCTACTCGCCTTCGCTGGAGATGGCCTTCCGGATCGCCCGGGTGTTCCGCGTTCCGCTCGACGACGTGTTCCAGTACCCCGACTCCCCCGAGGAGAAGTCATGAAAGCGATCGCCCGCGACCGGTACGGCCCGGCCGACGTGCTCGACCTCCGCGACATCGACACGCCCTCGATCGGCGAGGACGAGGTGCTCGTCAAGGTGCGCGCCGCCGGCGTGGACCCGGGCGTGTGGATCCTCATGACCGGCCGACCCATGGCCGTGCGCCTCGCGGTCGGGCTGCGCCGACCCAAGGTGGCGGTGCTCGGCCGGGACGTCGCCGGTGTGGTGGCGGCGGTCGGCGCCGGCGTGACCCGCCTGCGTCCCGGCGACGAGGTGTTCGGCACCTGCGGGAGCGGCTCGTTCGCCGAGTACGCGACGGCGCGGCAGCACCGGCTGGCGCCCAAGCCGGCCAACCTCACCTTCGTGCAGGCGGCGGCGACGCCCATCTCCGCGGTGACGGCGCTGCAGAGCGTCCGCGACGCCCGGGTGCAGCCCGGGCAGCGGGTGCTGGTCACCGGCGCGGCCGGAGGGGTCGGGTCGTTCGCCGTCCAGCTTCTCAAGGTGTACGGGGCACGCGTGACCGGCGTCTGCAGCACCTCGAAGATCGAGCTGGTGCGTTCCATCGGTGCCGAGGACGTCATCGACTACACCCAGCACGAGATCGACCGCGGCGGTGCGCAGTACGACATCATCATCGACACCGCGGGCAGCCGGCCGTTGCCGTTGCTCCGGCGCGCACTCACGCCGCATGGGACGATCGCCCTCGTCGGCGGCGGACACGCCAAGGGCTGGCTGCTCGGCGGCTTCCAGCGCCAGATGGCTGCGCCGTTGCTCTCGCTGTTCGGCGGCCAGCGGGTATGCGGCGTGACCGCTCGGGAGCGCTACGAGGACCTCGAGGAACTGACCCCGCTCATCGAGTCGGGCTCGGTCACCCCGGTCATCGACCGCACCTACGCTCTCGCCGACGCGCCCGACGCGATCCGTTACCTCGCCCAGGGTCACCCCGCGGGCAAGGTCGTCGTCACGGTGTAGCGCGCCGGCCGCCCGCCGATGGTGGATGCTATCGGTGTCCTGCTCTTGAGTGTCCTGTATGGAGATCGTGTGAGGACGATGTCGGGCAAGACCTGCCTGGTGACCGGCGCGACCAGCGGGATCGGCAAGGAGACAGCGCTGCGGTTGGCCATGCTCGGCGCTACCGTGATCATTGTCGCCCGCGATGCGGCACGCGGTGAGACGGCCCGCGACGAGATCCGCCGGCACGTACCGCTCGCGCAGATCGAGACCGTGGCCGCGGACCTGTCGAGCCTGGCGCAGGTACGCCGGCTGGCCGACGAGGTCATGGCTCGGTACGACCGGCTCGATGTCCTGGTCAACAACGCTGGCGTGATCTCGATGCGCCGGCAGCTGACCGCCGATGGGTTGGAGACTACGTTCGCGACCAACCATCTGGGGCCGTTCCTGCTCACCAACCTGGTGCGTGGGCTGTTGGAGCGCAGCGCTCCCGCACGGGTGGTCACGGTCTCGTCCGCCGCCCACAAGCAGGCCCGGACAATCCCGTGGGATGACCTGCCCCGCGGGGCGCAGGCCGGGCATGCGCAGACCTATCCCCTCTCGAAACTACTGAACATCCTGTTCACCGTCGAGTTGGCCAAGCGTCTGACCGGCACCGGAGTCACCGCAAACTGTCTGCATCCCGGCTTCGTACGTACCGCCCTCGGCCGCGACGTCACCGGCGCGCTCGGCGCGGTTGTGCGGCTCGTCCTGCGTATTCAGCCCGGCCCCGCAACTGGTGCCGAGACCTCGGTATACCTTGCCAGTTCGCCGGAGATCGCCGACGTGACCGGCGGCTACTTCGTCAGGTGCAAGCCTGCCGAGCCAAGCGCTCTGGCCAGAGACGCCCGGGCTGCCGCGAGGTTGTGGGCGCTCAGCGAAGAACTTGCTGGCCTTGACCCAGGCCGGTAACCAACAAGACGACCGGAAGCCGGACCAAGGGACGGGCCGCGACGTCGTTCCCCGTACCGAACTGACTAGAGCGCGAAATCCAGCGCCGAAATACCTTGCGGACGTACCAGACAACTACACGGTGCACGACCGGGTCGGTGCGCCTTGGCTGGCCAGCCCTTCGATGATCGAGCCGTGGAGCACACCGGCCGTCGCTCGGCGTAGCAAATTCCTCGGGTCACGATCCGTCCGGAGGGTTGGCCGGCTGCTGTCCCGGCCAGAACGGCCACTCCTCGAACGACCGGCAACGTCCGTCGTCGGCGAATCGCATGATCCACAGGTCGCGGTACTCCTGGTCGACCGGGTCGCCGTAGCGGACCTCCTGGCGTGACACCGCGGTGTCGCCGTCAACCGCAACGATCTCGCTGGTCATCTGGAACACCTCGTCGGGACCTCTGCGCTGCTTTTCCCACATCCGGGCGATGGCCGGCAGGCCGACGACGGGCGTCCAGTACGGCCCCTGCTGGTAGCTCGCGTCCTCGGTGAAGATCGTGACCAGCGCGTCCGTGCCCGGCGTCCGCCAAATCTGCTCGTAGGCGGCGAGCCAATCGGCGACCTGCTTCCTGTCCATGGACATCCACCTTGCCATCGGCGGGGCGGGCAGGCGGCGAGAACCGGCCAGCTGCGGGCATGCACTCGTCAACCAGCCGCCGGTGTCAGGCGTGACGGCCGCAGAGCGGACCTGCGCGCTGCAGGATCTCAGCACGCCCCGTGGGGTGATGTGCGGAACGCGCGAGAGGGTGGCTGACCACGAATCGGCCCAAACTTGACAATTCCTCCCTTAGGTTACTGCGCAGGAGGTGTGTCGAGACCTGGGGGCGACGTGGAGAGCTATCCGGCGATCGAGGATCACGGGCTCATCGGAGACCTGCAGACCGCCGCGCTGGTGACGTGCGACGGGACGATCGACTGGTTCTGCGCGCCGCGCTTCGACTCGCCGAGCATCTTCGCCGCGCTGCTGGACCACGAGCGGGGTGGCTATTTTCGCATCGCCCCGCACGATGTCCGGTACGTCACCAAGCAGCTCTACCTGCCTGGCACTCCGATCCTGATCACCCGGTTCATCAGCGCGGACGGCGTCGCCGAGGTGATGGACTTCATGCCGGTCACCGGCGATCAGGCCGTTGACGCGCACCGCCTGGTCCGCATGGTCAACATGGTCCGGGGCAGCATGCGGTTTCGGGTGGAGTGCCGGCCCCGGTTCGACTACGCCCGGGAGAAGCACCAACTGGAGCGCCACCGCAATGGGTACGTCTTCCGCAGCCGGTCGGCGGTGCTCACCTTCAACCCGGTTGACCCGGTGCGGCAGTTGATGTCGCAGGGAGGCGACATCCGCCTGGAGGACGACGACCTGGTCGTATACGGCACCCTGAACGAGGGTGACACCGGCGGGGTGGTCCTGGAGACGGCCGGCACGGAGCCACGGATCATCGCGCCGGCAGAGGTCCAGGGGATGTTCGAGTGGACCCGGGACTACTGGCGGCGCTGGGTCGAGCGCTCCCGCTACACCGGGCGGTGGCGGGAGATGGTCGAGCGCTCGGCCATCACGCTGAAGCTCATGACGTACGCGCCGACCGGCGCGATGATCGCCGCGCCCACCGCCGCGCTGCCCGAGCTGGTCGGCGGCACCCGCAACTGGGACTACCGCTACACCTGGGTACGCGACACGTCGTTCTCGGTGCACGCGCTGCTCGGCCTCGGCTTCACCGAAGAGGTCAGCCGGTACATGAACTGGCTGGACGAGCGGATCCGCGAGGCCGGTGACCACCAGGACCCACTGAAGATCATGTATCGGGTGGATGGCTCCTCCGATCTGCACGAGGAGATCCTCGATCACCTGGAGGGCTACCGCGGCTCCCGACCGGTGCGGATCGGCAACGGCGCCGCCGACCAGCTCCAACTCGACATCCACGGCGAGGCCCTCTACGCCATGCACCTCGCCGACGAGCAGGGCATCCGCGTCTCGCACCAGGTGTGGAAGAGCACCGTCCGGCTCGTCGACTGGCTCTGCCAACACTGGGACCAGGCCGACGCCGGCATCTGGGAGAGCCGCCACCACCCCCGCAACTACACCTTCGGCCGGGTGATGTCCTGGGTGGCGCTGGACCGGGCCATCCGCCTCGCCACCCGCACCGGCCGCCCCGGCGACATCACCGGCTGGGCCGAGCAACGCAACCGGATCTACAACCAGGTCATGGCCCGCGGATACAACCGGGAACGCGGCAGCTTCGTGCAGGCGTACGACGAGAACGTGCTGGACGCGGCGCTGCTCTCCATGCCGGCGGTCGGCTTCGTGACGCCGAGCGACCCCCTCTGGCAGTCCACCTTGAACGCGATCGAGCGCGAGCTGGTCTCCGACAGCCTGGTCCACCGGTACGACCCGGTCCACTCCCCCGACGGCCTTCCCGGCCACGAGGGCACCTTCAACATGTGCACGTTCTGGTACGTCGAGGCGCTGGCCCGCTCCGGCCGCCTGGACGACGCCCGGCTCACCTTCGAGAAGATGTTCACCTTCAGCAACCATCTCGGCCTGTACGCCGAGGAGATCGCCGCGACCGGTGAGCAGATCGGCAACTACCCGCAGGCGTTCAGCCATCTCTCCCTGATCAACTCGGCGCTGGCGCTGAACGACCTGCTCGACGCCAAGGCCGACGCCCGGCGCCGCCAATAGAGTGGCCTCAGCCCCAGACGCGCTCGCCCCCACGGGGGCTGATCAGGGTGGCGGGTGACTTGCGGTTGTGCTGACCTACTTCGGCAGTTCCGGGTCAGGCGCTTGTCGCCGCCGTCTCGCAGTCGGATGGAGTGCCACGCCGCGCGTACGTGGCTGCGCATGACCGACTCCGCCCAGTCGGGGTCGGGCGCGGCCAGGGCCGCCACCAGTTCGTGGTGGTGAGCCAGGCTACGGCGCAGCGCGTCCGGGGTGTACCGGGAGAAGGTGCGCGAGACGAGCGGCATCTGGATCACCGAGGAGACGACGCCGGCCAGTCGGCTGTTGTCGGACGCCTCGAGGATCATCCGGTGGAACCGGTTGTTCAGCTCGGTGAGCTCGTCCACGTCGGTCGGTCGTCTGTCCGGCGCGACCTCGTCCATCCGGTGGGCCAGCGCGTCTAGCGCGTCCACGTCGATGGTGCCCCTGGTGGCCGCCAGTCGGCAGCCCCACGGCTCGAGCACGGACCGCAGGCTGAAGATCTCGTCGAGATCGTGGATGCTCCATGCCTGGACCTGCACGCCGCGGAATCCCGGACACCGCTGCGGTTGCACCTGCACGACACCCGGCACACCGGCGTGGCCAACGCGGTCGCGGCGCTCCAGGCAGGCGTCACGACCCTCGACGCCAGCATCGGCGGAGCAGGCGGTTGCCCGTTCGCGCCGGCGGCGACCGGAAACCTCGCCACCGAGGACCTCGTCTACCTCTTCGACCGGATGGGGCAGCCCACCGGCCTGAAACTGGAGGAGGTCACCTCGGCCGCGTCCTGGCTGGAACGGAGGCTCGGAAATCAACTCCCGGGCGCTCTGCTCCGGGCGGGCGGTTTTCCCGCCTGAGCCTGCGCCGAGGGCACTTGCCCGACGAGGGTCTGACCGTCCAGCGTCACCTGCGGTCAGGCCCGTGGACCAAGCTGGGCCAGGATCGTCGGGTCGGTGATCTTCTCGTCCTCGTTGAGCAGAAGCACCTTGCTGAGAATGACGCTGGTGATCCGGTCCTCGTCGGCGAACGGCAGGAACAGGCTGGGATGGGCCGTGCCGCCGAACGAGGCTGGTACCACGCACAGGTAGCCACCGGGCTCGACGTGAATGCTGCCGCTGTTGAGGTGCACTCGATAGGTGGCCCGGGAGCCACGGACCACGGCCGACGTGCCGTCGACGGTCACCCGGGCCAGCCCGAGATCATCGACCAGGCTGGCCAGCAAATGGGCCCGGCTCGCCCCGTGTAGCGGCGAGGCGTACCCGGCCGGGTCGATCCCGGCGACCGACACGACGAGGTCCAGATCCCGCATGACCTCGGAGAACGCCACCGGCGGCACGTCGGCCAGGGGGACGACCGAGCCTGCGGCCAGGAAACGCAACTCGCCGACGACCACCTCTCCCCCACCGAAATAGCCGGGCAGGTCGCAGACCAGCGCGGCGGTGATCTCGGTGGTGACCGGCCGGGTTGCCTGGTGCTGCTGATACTGGCCATGAGTCGACCAGCCGCGCCCGGACAGCAGCTGACCCGACACCTTGCCGTCGACCGTGTGTCCGGCGAACCGTCGCGACACGTCGACAGCGTCGCGTTCGGCCGGAGTCAACAGGTACAGCTCCCGGAAGGCCTGTTTCACGGGTTGTCGGATCCGTTGCCGGACGACCTCCGCCTGCCAGTGGGCGAGCAGGTCCCGCTCGTACAACAGCGACGGATGCACCACGGTGACCGGACCGTCGAGGTCGACCTGGTCGAGCAAGCCGATCGTGCCCACCTGGTCCTGCCAGATCAGCGCCGGGAGCATCACCGCGCCGGCTGGCAGGCTCCGCAGGCGGGCGAGCTCGTCAGGCGCGAGGGTGCCGCCGGTGGCGACGAGTCGCTCGATCAGCCCGGTACGTATGCGGCGAGCCTGGTCGCGTAGCCGTTCCTGGTGTTCGCGGACCTCGGGGTACCGCGGGTCGGCGCGTACGGCAGCCGGCACCGACGTCAGCTGCCTGCCTGCCTTGCTGATGGTGATGAGCGGCTCGGCATCGGACAGCCGCAGCGCGACGGTGTAGTCGCCGATGTGCCACTCGCCGGGCGTCTCAGTGGCGATGCGGGCCTCGCAGTCCCACTCCAGGCGCTCGGCGTCTGGGAAAGCGGTCACCTGGGCGAGATGGTCGAGGGCGACGGCGACCGCGGCGGCGTGGCTGTGCCTGCGGTTCGGACCCAGCTTCGGACCCCGCTTCGCCACCTCCCGCAACGCCATGTAGCGGTCGAGCACCGTCTCCCCGTCGGCCAGCGGCAGCAGGCCGAAAGCGGCGATGCCCGCCAGCGCGTTGTGCTTGACGCGCTTGGAGACGGCTGCGCGGTTCCAGCCCAGCGCGGCGGAGACGATCTCGCTCGGGCAGATCCGCAGCAGCCGGCGCGCACCGTCGACGCCGGCCTGCCGCACGGCAGCGAGGATGGCGCTCCTGTCCTGCCGCACAGCCTCCGTTGTGGAGGTCGCCTGCACCAGCCGCAGCAGCGGCTCCGCGCCGGGTAGCCCGAGCAGTGGCAGCAGCACCCCGGCGTCACCCGCCGGCAGCCGTAGGTCGAAGGCGTACCGCCGCTCCTCTGCCGGCCGATCGCGCAGGTGTTCCACCAGCGCCGTCCGCTCGCCATCGGTCAGCTCGGCGGCGCCGAGGCGCACGGCCATCCGGCGATCCGTTGGTCGCTCCATGGCCCGGAGCACGAACCGCAGGCCTCGTGGCACCAGCACCTCGGGTAGCGCGGTCCACTCGGGCTCGGGTGGCGAGGTCAGGCGCCAGGCCACCTCGTCGAAGTAGTCGCGCACAGCGGGCGTGCAGGCGTGGGGCATCGACCGTTCGGCGCCGTCCGCCGGGGAGCGTCCGACGATGGCGTTGCCCAGGTACTCGTCGTCGGTGAACGCCTGCTCGATGATCTCGACATCGAGCGCCCCCACCTCGTGCAGAGCGTCCAGGACCCGCACCACGGTCGCCCGACTCGCGCGGCCCAGCGGAGTGAGGACCAGCAGCCGCAGCAGGTGAACGTCGTTGGCGGCGATTGCGCGGTCGGCCAGGGGCTCGAGCGGTGGTTTCGGCCAGCCCACGTGGTCCACGATGGAGGCGAGCTGGGCCGTACGGCTGGCGGTCGGCCACGGCGTTTCCAGGACGTCTGCCGGATCGTCGGGGTTCTGCACCGGAAACGCCGCATCGTAGATGTCGTCCAGCGACGCGTGGATGTCACCGACGTTCGAGTCCAGATGTCCACCGGTACGGTCAATGCTGTTGCCGGCTTCCAGCCCACGCCGGATCTCCTTGGCGTGGGCCCGCAGACCTGGCAGGTCATCGGCCTTCGCCAAGGCCGAGGCCTCGTCGACCATCCCCCACAGGGCGTCTCGCTGGCGACGGACCTCGTCGGCGTACATCTCCGGTACGTCCACCACGGGTCACCCACCGACCAGCGCGGTCAGCCGCAGGAACACGACGGGCTCGCCGGGGCGAAGCACGATCTCCTCGTCGAGCCGCTCGACCTGGCGTCCTCCCACGAACAACACGAACACGCTCCGCTCGAACGCCCGACACGCCCGAGCCACATGCTCGGCGACGTCCGGCGAATCGAGTTGCGGTGAGGGCATCCGGACCATGCCGGTGGATGCCTGTGCCCGGATCTCCGCCGCGGAAAGATACTGGCGATCGAGCACGGTCTGGCAACGCGTGGCGTCGACGCCCAACGACCGGATCTGCTCCTCAACCGCCCTGCGGATCAGCTCCCGCACCGTCGCACGTTCGCTCGCGAGCTCGACCAGAACGTCCGGCATGCCGGACCGATACGCGCCGGACACCACTGCACGCACCTTCACCTGCAACACCGACATGTGTCCATCCTGTCAGCCGCAACTCAGCAGTGGCGCATCGTGCCGGCGCTGCTGCCACACCGGTGTCCAGGGACCATCGACCGTGAGCGATAACATCCCGTACGTCAAGTCGTAATGTTCGGGGTTCACCAGCCGGTGGCGCACCGCAGCCGACGTCAGCGGGCGGGATCGACGAGGACGCCGGGGTTGAGGATCCAGGACGGGTCGAGGGCGCTCTTGGCGGCGCGCAGTGCGAGCGCGATCGGGTCCGGACGCTGCCGGTCGTACCACGGTCGGTGGTCGCGGCCGACGGCGTGGTGGTGGGTGATGGTCCCGCCGGCGGCGAGCAGCGCGTCGGAGACGGCATGCTTGACCTGGTCCCACTGTGCGAGGGTGGCGCCCCAGCGGCCGGTGGCGTACACACCAAAGTAGGGAGCGGGGCCGTCCGGGTATACATGCGTGAAGCGGCAGGTGACCACACCGGTCGCGGCGACGGCGCGCAGCGCTTCGCCGGCCGCGGCGAGCACGGCAGCGCGCAAGGCGGGGAATCGATCCCAGGTGCAGGCGGTCTCGAACGTCTCCACGATCATCGACCGGGCGGCGAGCGCGTCGCGCTGGTACGGCATCCGCAGGAACGCTGACCGCCAGGCGTCGGCGGCGGCGGTGCGCTGCCGTGGGCCGGACGAGTCGTCGCTGCGGGATGGCTCCGGCAGGGTTCCGCCGTGGTCGCGGCACAGCTCGACGGCGCGGTCCAGCCATGGTGTGACCGGATGGTCTGCGGACTCGAATCCCAGGACGAGCACGCCGCCGGTGGTGGCGGCGCCGGCGTTGAGAAGCGCCTCCACCGGGTCGAGCAGCCGGCAGTTGCTCGGGTGCAGACCGGACTGGGCGATGGCCCGGGTGGCGGTGACCGCCCCGTCGTAGTCGGTGAAGTGCACCGAGGCGCCCGCCCGCCAGCGGGGCCGGTCCTGCAGCCGCATCCACGCCTCGGTGATGACGCCGAGCGCGCCTTCGGAGCCGAGGAACAGACGGTCCGGGGACGGCCCGGCGCCGGAGCCGGGCAGCCGGCGCGACTGGCTGGTGCCCGCTGGGGTGATCACCCGCATCGACTCCACCAGGTCGTCGATGTGGGTGAGGACGGTGGCGTAGTGACCGCCGGCGCGGGTGGCTAGCCAGCCGCCCAGGGTGGAGAACTCGAACGACTGCGGGAAGTGCCGCAGGGTGAGGTCGTACCGCCGGAGTTGGTCCTCCAGCGCCGGGCCGAACACTCCGGCCTGGATGCGGGCCGCCCGGCTGGTCGGGTCCACCTCCAGCACCCGGTCGAGGCGCCCAAGGTCGAGACTGACCGCCGCGGGATACGCGTCACCCAGCCGCGGCTCCACACCGCCGACCACTGACGATCCGCCGCCGTAGGGGATTACCGCGATGTCCCGGCCCGCGCACCAGTCCAGCACGTCGACGACGTCCTGCTCGGTCACCGGCCGGACCACCAGGTCCGGCGGGTCGTGGACATCCCCGTGCAGGTTGCGGACGACGTCCCGGAACGCCTTGCCATGGGTGTGCGCCGCCCGGTCGGCCGGATCCGTCGAGCACAGCCTGGCGAGTGACGTCGGCGGATTGACCCGCGGTGGGCGCAGGCCGAGTTCGTCCACCGGCGGCGCAACGTGCTCGGTCAGGTCGACGTCGGGCAGCAGGGTACGCACCCGGGTTGCCAACGCCGTGGCCTCCGCGCCGGTCACTGCGTCCTCGACGTTCCCCCAGCCCCACCACGAACGGCCTTTCCCGGCCATGCGGCCTCCCCGCCGTCCACCATCGCCAGATCGACTCGCCGGTAACGTACATCGACGGCCAGCACCGCGTCGATGCTGTCGTGCTGGTCAACGCCGCCTTCCAGCCCCGGATCGCCCGGTTGTCACCGCCGCTGCCCCTACTCCTCCTCGGCGAACACGACCTCGCGGCGCCTGCGAATCGTCGGGAGGACGGCGACGACGAGCGCTGCCACGGCCAGGGCCAGAAGCACTGCGGAGATCGGTCGGGTCAGGAAGACCGACGGGTCGCCGCGGGAGATGATGAGCGCCCGCCGCAGGTTCTCCTCAAGCAAGGGACCGAGGACGAAGCCGAGCAGCAGTGGCGCCGGCTCGCAGCCGCACTTGATCAGGATGTAGCCCAGGATCCCGAAGAACGCGATGGCGTAGACGTCGTACGCGTTGAAGGCCAGGGAGTACGTGCCGATCGCGGCGAACAGGATGATCATCGGGAACAGCACCTGGTACGGGATGCGCAGCATGCGCACCCACAAGCCGATCAGCGGCAGGTTCAGCAGCAGGAGCAGCACGTTGCCGATCCACATCGACGCGATCAGGCCCCAGAACAGCGCCGGTTCGTCATTGATGACGTTCGGGCCGGGGGTGATGCCGTGGACGATGAACGCGCCGACCATCAGTGCCATCACCGGGTGGGCGGGCAGACCCAGGGTGAGCAGCGGGATGAACGACGTCTGTGCGGCGGCGTTGTTCGCCGACTCGGGGCCGGCGACGCCCTCGATCGCACCGCGCCCGAACTCCTGCGGCCGCTTCGAGATCCACTTCTCGACGGCGTACGAGGTGAACGAGGC
The nucleotide sequence above comes from Micromonospora sp. NBC_00389. Encoded proteins:
- a CDS encoding RNA-guided endonuclease InsQ/TnpB family protein, with the protein product MKIVVQVRLFPDAAQQAALRATVGLCNDAANVASGLAYQRRVFAKQSLQRLTYGQLKDMGLSAQPAIHVARKVSGAYATLTANIQAGNLGKPASKRRQAAEGKPIRFRRDAAQPFDDRCLSWQLAARTVSIWTVAGRSGPIRLGCSDQQHATLAAHRRGESDLVCRDGKWFLYATCDIPDTATKEPDGFLGVDLGIANLATDSDGRHHSGKATNRIRHRNQRLRAKLQTIGTKSAKRLLKKRRRKESRFAADTNHRIAKSIVTEAERTGRGIALEDLGGIRDRVRLRRPQRVTLHSWAFHQLGQYIAYKAKRSAVAVVHVNPAYTSQGCSACGHVAKANRPNQSTFHCRSCGFAEHADRNAARNIAARGVTGWAAVSLPNAARPRAHHHEPSRSASPAPQGREAD
- a CDS encoding helix-turn-helix transcriptional regulator, whose protein sequence is MVKPTQVTNCIRALRFAHGEMTQAELAERIGVTRQTLIAIEQGRYSPSLEMAFRIARVFRVPLDDVFQYPDSPEEKS
- a CDS encoding NAD(P)-dependent alcohol dehydrogenase, with product MKAIARDRYGPADVLDLRDIDTPSIGEDEVLVKVRAAGVDPGVWILMTGRPMAVRLAVGLRRPKVAVLGRDVAGVVAAVGAGVTRLRPGDEVFGTCGSGSFAEYATARQHRLAPKPANLTFVQAAATPISAVTALQSVRDARVQPGQRVLVTGAAGGVGSFAVQLLKVYGARVTGVCSTSKIELVRSIGAEDVIDYTQHEIDRGGAQYDIIIDTAGSRPLPLLRRALTPHGTIALVGGGHAKGWLLGGFQRQMAAPLLSLFGGQRVCGVTARERYEDLEELTPLIESGSVTPVIDRTYALADAPDAIRYLAQGHPAGKVVVTV
- a CDS encoding SDR family oxidoreductase, with the protein product MSGKTCLVTGATSGIGKETALRLAMLGATVIIVARDAARGETARDEIRRHVPLAQIETVAADLSSLAQVRRLADEVMARYDRLDVLVNNAGVISMRRQLTADGLETTFATNHLGPFLLTNLVRGLLERSAPARVVTVSSAAHKQARTIPWDDLPRGAQAGHAQTYPLSKLLNILFTVELAKRLTGTGVTANCLHPGFVRTALGRDVTGALGAVVRLVLRIQPGPATGAETSVYLASSPEIADVTGGYFVRCKPAEPSALARDARAAARLWALSEELAGLDPGR
- a CDS encoding YybH family protein, which encodes MDRKQVADWLAAYEQIWRTPGTDALVTIFTEDASYQQGPYWTPVVGLPAIARMWEKQRRGPDEVFQMTSEIVAVDGDTAVSRQEVRYGDPVDQEYRDLWIMRFADDGRCRSFEEWPFWPGQQPANPPDGS
- a CDS encoding glycoside hydrolase family 15 protein, whose product is MESYPAIEDHGLIGDLQTAALVTCDGTIDWFCAPRFDSPSIFAALLDHERGGYFRIAPHDVRYVTKQLYLPGTPILITRFISADGVAEVMDFMPVTGDQAVDAHRLVRMVNMVRGSMRFRVECRPRFDYAREKHQLERHRNGYVFRSRSAVLTFNPVDPVRQLMSQGGDIRLEDDDLVVYGTLNEGDTGGVVLETAGTEPRIIAPAEVQGMFEWTRDYWRRWVERSRYTGRWREMVERSAITLKLMTYAPTGAMIAAPTAALPELVGGTRNWDYRYTWVRDTSFSVHALLGLGFTEEVSRYMNWLDERIREAGDHQDPLKIMYRVDGSSDLHEEILDHLEGYRGSRPVRIGNGAADQLQLDIHGEALYAMHLADEQGIRVSHQVWKSTVRLVDWLCQHWDQADAGIWESRHHPRNYTFGRVMSWVALDRAIRLATRTGRPGDITGWAEQRNRIYNQVMARGYNRERGSFVQAYDENVLDAALLSMPAVGFVTPSDPLWQSTLNAIERELVSDSLVHRYDPVHSPDGLPGHEGTFNMCTFWYVEALARSGRLDDARLTFEKMFTFSNHLGLYAEEIAATGEQIGNYPQAFSHLSLINSALALNDLLDAKADARRRQ
- a CDS encoding GntR family transcriptional regulator — translated: MQVQAWSIHDLDEIFSLRSVLEPWGCRLAATRGTIDVDALDALAHRMDEVAPDRRPTDVDELTELNNRFHRMILEASDNSRLAGVVSSVIQMPLVSRTFSRYTPDALRRSLAHHHELVAALAAPDPDWAESVMRSHVRAAWHSIRLRDGGDKRLTRNCRSRSAQPQVTRHPDQPPWGRARLGLRPLYWRRRASALASSRSFSASAELIRERWLNACG